The Candidatus Hydrogenedentota bacterium genome segment AGCAGGTACCTACAGAGAAACTGTCTTCATTTTTGACAGCTGTACTATGCCTGTGTGAATGCAATTCCAAAAGACATGATGCTATTGTGAAACTTTTATGTATTGGTGATATTGTTGGAAAACCGGGGCGTGAAGCGGTCAGGCACTTTTTGCCGAAGCTCATTGAATCCCGACACATTGATTTTGTCCTCGCAAATGCCGAAAATATTGCCCACGGCAAAGGCGCTTCCCTCCGATTATTAGATGAACTTCGGGACTATGGCGTTCATTTATTTACTATGGGAAACCACACGTGGCGGCGCCCGGAATTCGTAAACGCTATTAACCAGTGTCCCTATGTAGCCCGGCCTGCCAATTATACGAAACATGCACCGGGACAGGGAACCGCCCTATACCGCTTCGCTGATGGCCGACAAGTGGCGGCGATTAATTTGCAAGGCCGCGTATTTATGGAGCCCACAGATTGCCCTTTTGCTGCGGTAGATCGTGAACTGGAAGCGCTGCCGGAATCGGTGACCATAAAAATCGTCGATGTCCATGCCGAAGCGACCTCTGAAAAAGCGGCACTGGCATGGTATCTTGACGGCAAGTGTACCGCCGTGGTAGGCACACATACCCATGTGCAAACGGCGGATGAACGGCTGTTGTTCAAACATACCGCTTTTATCAGTGATATTGGCATGTGCGGACCCTATAACAGTATTTTGGGCGTG includes the following:
- a CDS encoding TIGR00282 family metallophosphoesterase is translated as MKLLCIGDIVGKPGREAVRHFLPKLIESRHIDFVLANAENIAHGKGASLRLLDELRDYGVHLFTMGNHTWRRPEFVNAINQCPYVARPANYTKHAPGQGTALYRFADGRQVAAINLQGRVFMEPTDCPFAAVDRELEALPESVTIKIVDVHAEATSEKAALAWYLDGKCTAVVGTHTHVQTADERLLFKHTAFISDIGMCGPYNSILGVQKEMIIDKLVTGLPKKWELAGGPVQFNAVLVDADPQTGKAKSIERIREVEDL